attgatcgcgactgtacagcACGGTAGGTATTTGCCTCCAAGAGTGTGCCGCTCctcaatgacgaaaaagatcgctTAAGCCTCTCCGATCATGAACGCCatcaaacccacgtcacaaggctTCCTCGGGGGCGGCAACTTgccgcattagcaggctgcgcaaCAAATGCGCTGCGTTTGTGCCGCATTTCAAAGAATGCATTTCACGCCAATGCTCTAGCGAGCAGCGCCATGAAGGCACTAGGTATGTGCGACTTTTCAATGACCCTCTCGCCAATTTTAATTGCTGAGTATTGTTGGGAGTCAGATGACGGCGACCGGCGTTGGCTGCAGGTTGCATCCCACCCCTGCCACCAGTTGTTGAGACTCGGGGTAGTGTTAGAGCAAATAATCCTTCGGGCACAGGGATGACTACGTCAGGGAGTGGGAGTAAAAGGtgtttattttatgttatttacATATTAAAACAAGTAGTCAGATTCTAGTCATGATAAAGACGTCTGCTGACATGAGCGTCCTCACCACTGCAAGCATGCGTCTCCTGACTAGAATCTGACTGCTTCTTTCAATATGCATATAATACAAAATAAACCCCTCTTTCAATACTACTCCCGGACCTACTGATCCCTATGGCCAAATGATACCTTGCCTAAGCGCTACCCCGAGTCCCAACAGTATGTGCCAATGAGTGGGTCCCGgcaagggaacaattctcagcgtttgaAGACGCTGGCGCGTCACGCTTCTTGTCTCGGAGGTCATGGGTGAATTtcgcggcagtgccactagatggcgcagcgtccCCAGAATGAAGCGCACTAGCGAAGCCTGGTtgctgcatgacgcgtttctcaggcACCGTGCATTTCGGAAGTCATGCGCAGGCTACTTGGTGGTGACTCTAGATCGCGGCGCGTGTTATTAGGGTAGCGCGAAAGACAAGTTACGCTGCAGCACACGCTTCACATCTACCTCGTCTTGACGGTGGCAGTAAACCGtgccgctatattgattcaaaggtaacgcattaacgtcgacagacATCGTGATATTGGTGCTGCcgtaatttttttgttattgaagGGTGGCACACAACTTGTGGCACATAAccactgacccaagttggcgtcaccAGCTGACACGGACCCAAGAGGTTTATTAAGGATGGGCGCATACGCAGCAGCACATACCTACTCACGAAAGTGGACCAGAAAGACGTTAATTGAAGAGTGGCACTTACCCAGAGGCAGTTGCCTAATGACAGAAGTTGTCATTATAGAAATTCATTCAAGAGCGGCAAATACCCAATGCAACAAACCCAGTGACCCAACTTGGCATGAAATAGGGTCTTTGAGGAGCCGCACATAACCGGTGTTGCATGCCCAGTTGCCGAATTAAGTTACTCCGACAGTTGGTTCCGAGCCCACGACTCTGAGCTCGGCAGCCCGATGGTCGGCCCAAGTTAACTTGGCGGGAAATAATGATTGCATGCGGATAAACGAATAAACAGACCGGCACACAAGCAATCCGCGAACTGGGGGGatttcccaaagaatgctaatcgcaataaataTGTTTCGAGTGCGCTGTAGTTGGACCAAATGTcccaagatgtcgctaccagctcTAATATTACCCTCCCCGCATCCGTAATCCGGTGTACCACACAGGCTAACACGTTTCCGGAGAAGCCGGAACCCTATTGTAAATATCATTCGTCGCCATGTGACGCCGGCCATTATCGCGACGTTTCTTACTGGGAGAAATAGCGGGCGGGGCGGGAGGTGGCGTAGGCTGGGCCACTGGAGCTGGGGCTCGAGTGCTTTGAGGAGGAGGTGGCGTGGGTTTGGCCGCTGGAGCTGGGGCTCCAGTGGTTTGTGGAGGAGGGGGCGTGGGTTGGGACACTGGAGCTGGGGCTTGAGAGCGTTGGGTGGGAGGGGGCGTGGGTTTGGCCGCTGGAGCTGGGGCTCGAGGGCGTTGGGTAGGAGGGGGCGTGGGTTTGGCCGGTGGAGCTGGGGCTCGAGGGCGTTGGGTAGGAGGGGGCGTGGGTTTGGCCGGTGGAGCTGGGGCTTGAGAGCGTTGGGTAGGAGGGGGCGTGGGTTTGGCCGGTGGAGCTGGGGCTCGAGGGCGTTGGGTAGGAGGGCGCGTGGGTTTAGCCGGTGGAGCTGGGGCTCGAGGGCGTTGGGTAGGAGGGGGCGTGGGTTTGGCCGGTGGAGCTGGGGCTCGAGAGCGTTGGGTAGGAGGGGGCGTGGGTTTGGCCGGTGGAGCTGGGGCTCGAGGGCGTTGGGTAGGAGGGGCCGTGGGTTTGGCCGGTGGAGCTGGGGCTCGAGGGCGTTGGGTAGGAGGGGGCGTGGGTTTGGCCGGTGGAGCTCGGGCTCGAGGGCGTTGGGTAGGAGTGGGCGTGGGTTTGGCCGCTTGAGTGGGGGCTCGAGAGCTTTGAGGAGGAGGGCGCGTGGGTTTGGCCACTGGAGCTGGGGATCGAGAGCTTTGAGTAGGAGGGGGCACTGGCCGAGGCAGGGGGCTTGGGGCTTGAGAGCCTTCGGTAGGAAGGGGTGTGGGCTGGGCCACGGGGCCGGCGGCAGGAGGCGCGCTGGGCCTCCGGGCTTGCGGTGGGCGTGTCGGTATAATCTGTAAAAATGCCAGCACCAAAACAGACGCTAAATATCGAGGTATATAATATTGCAAAAAATCAGATATTCCAATTCAATCCTTTACAAACATGACACTAACAATTCTTTACAAACGACGATAACACTTTAGAATCGCATTACAAGTGAAGGGGTGTTAGCCCCGTGTGTCGCCTGAAGGTACGGCGCCTATAGATTCTCTACAGACCTTTCTGTCGACCAGGTAGAAATGATACCAAAAGAAAATATTAGGCTGAGATAGGTTCGGCTCAATTTAGTGGTATTTCCTGCATAAATACCAAGCCCCCTCCGGAGCTTTAcgggggagaagggggggggctGAGCCCAGCCTCCCCGCCTACCCGGCCTCTTGAGCCCAGCCTGCCCGAAGCCTACCACCCCCTAACATGTACCATTGCCACAGTTTTGTCGCCCACCTCATCTGACGTTTCTTTTAACTTGCTTCGACCTTAACCCAAAATTTTATTGTGGTTAATAGCTTATGGCATCAGTCTTGGTGCGATTGAATTGCCTGTTgaattgcttttcgcgtttcgtgcgtggtcagagcgatGCTTCGGCCACGTTATCAAGGGCATTTTGTAATCAATGTGATCAGTCTGCCTTGAGAGGCGTTTAATAAGTGTGActtagagaggaaggaatagctgcaaagccgcgaaatcTCCTGTTGGTGCTCCTTTCGTACCATGGCAAAGTAATACGCTGTCTCTTCGgatttgcgacaggcaatgcagtttctttcaatcagcttatttgagggtggTGCTtcatgatgcgggtgggagcccAGTCACGCGGTATTTGTCATATTTCGGGAGATTTTTTGTACAGTCAGAAAAATTGCACGCAACtggtacgtcgctgaaaacagaGCAGCTacatgtcatttgggggtgcctgggttgcctacaaatgcctcattgacactttgataattaggacagtattTCTCGAATTAGATAACTAATTGCAATTGCCAAAATGaatttcaggaacgaaataaTTACTGACCGCTACACCACTATACTGGAAATACTATGCACTATGTTTCGTTCGAGTAATGCTactgctctttctttaagtcttggtctttaagtctatatatatatatatatatatatatatatatatataaatttcttgcacttgaacagacttcgtgtgacctcgaagaattgtgcACTGACGTGACGGCCTTATATGTGAATTTACAAGACCTGATATCAGCacacagttcaatttcacagcctgagtcctctcccgGCACATAGAATGCGGCGTCTCTCGGTATTGTAATCTTCTTGCgggtaattgtcgtatacttcgctatcactaatactgcttcgcctttccggcggaactgcagcctctctctgtcttttttttttgttttctgtgagTTCGAGTATAAGCGCTCATGCGCATGACTGCTGCTGATTCTGATTTCAAGTGAATCCAACTTGGCCCCATTTCGGTTACtgagggtgccccaactatcattcA
The sequence above is a segment of the Dermacentor variabilis isolate Ectoservices chromosome 7, ASM5094787v1, whole genome shotgun sequence genome. Coding sequences within it:
- the LOC142588747 gene encoding uncharacterized protein LOC142588747, producing MSPPEEAAAAAAVVVVAVVVAVSPTIPLSSLFQQRQRLMALLPLYRHAHRKPGGPARLLPPAPWPSPHPFLPKALKPQAPCLGQCPLLLKALDPQLQWPNPRALLLKALEPPLKRPNPRPLLPNALEPELHRPNPRPLLPNALEPQLHRPNPRPLLPNALEPQLHRPNPRPLLPNALEPQLHRPNPRPLLPNALEPQLHRLNPRALLPNALEPQLHRPNPRPLLPNALKPQLHRPNPRPLLPNALEPQLHRPNPRPLLPNALEPQLQRPNPRPLPPNALKPQLQCPNPRPLLHKPLEPQLQRPNPRHLLLKALEPQLQWPSLRHLPPRPLFLPVCAAAYAPILNKPLGSVSAGDANLATTTPAPLMCSVSETATLSIQYPDDSLCDILMYTHVHAVDNIVMAVDDLVSFDTFTSVCRSRYSKTTCGLSFDSRFITPAKLSTELWREVVRLRKSNVMHLGILNMYDKPSTVRGYAANADEVLKKLENLTAGTKTRIILGVGFFDYHEDKSWSTIEQVVQAANPRDILVVITCVLTVPSSQDCIAMAPTAMRSTSKYPPTFEKALPLATNKLQVSSEVVVAFSFQMATVIYNMTEKHGKATDALYKNCNSFILGDQSQVSLL